A portion of the Meriones unguiculatus strain TT.TT164.6M chromosome 11, Bangor_MerUng_6.1, whole genome shotgun sequence genome contains these proteins:
- the Igsf9 gene encoding protein turtle homolog A isoform X2: protein MIWCLRLTILSLIISPGADGRRKPEVVSVVGRAGESAVLGCDLLPPAGRPPLHVIEWLRFGFLLPIFIQFGLYSPRIDPDYVGRVRLQTGASLQIEGLRVEDQGWYECRVLFLDQHSPEQDFANGSWVHLTVNSPPQFQETPPLVLEVKELETVTLRCVARGSPQPYVTWKFRGQDLGKGQGQVQVQNGTLRIRRVERGSAGDYTCQASSTEGSVTHTTQLLVLGPPVIVVPPNNSTVNASQDVSLTCQAEAYPANLTYSWFQDGVNVFHVSRLQSRVRILVDGSLWLQATQPDDAGRYTCVPSNGFPHAPAASAYLTVLYPAQVTVMPPETPLPTGMRGVIRCPVRANPPLLFVTWTKDGQALQLDKFPGWSQGPEGSLIIALGNEDALGEYSCTPYNSLGTAGPSPVTRVLLKAPPAFIDQPKEEYFQEVGRELLIPCSARGDPPPIVSWAKEAHGRWECSARNAVAQVTTSTNVYVLGTSPHVVTNVSVVPLPKGANVSWEPGFDGGYLQRFSVWYTPLAKRPDRAHHDWVSLAVPMGDTHLLVPGLQPHTQYQFSVLAQNKLGSGPFSEIVLSVPEGLPTTPAAPRLPPTEMPPPLSPPRSLVAVRTPRGVLLHWDPPELIPKRLDGYMLEGRQGSQGWEILDQAVAGTEIQLLVPGLIKDVLYEFRLVAFADSYVSDPSNIANISTSGLEVYPSRTQLPGLLPQPVLAGVVGGVCFLGVAVLVSILAACLMNRRRAARHHRKRLRQDPPLIFSPRRKSDPHSAPGSGSPDSVAKLKLRGSPVPSLRQSLLWGEPARPPSPHPDSPLGRGPLPLEPICRGPDGRFVMGPTVAPPQEKLCLDRAEPRTSAKRLAQSFDCSSSSPSGVPQPLCIADVSPVGPLPAALPSPLPGPGPLLQYLSLPFFREMNVDGDWPPLEEPTPSPPPDFTDAQPCPTSSFLPPPNSPPANLRAVLPGTLVGVGAPSEPPYTALADWTLRERVLPGFLSAAPRGSLTSQSSGRGSASFLRPPSTAPSAGGSYLSPAPGDTSSWASGPERWPRREHVVTVSKRRNTSVDENYEWDSEFPGDMELLETWHLGSASSRSRPELEPELGVKTPEESCLLSTTHAPGPEARCAALREEFLAFRRRRDASRARLPVYQHYPEQATLL, encoded by the exons ATGATTTGGTGTCTCCGTCTGACCATCCTCAGCCTGATCATCAGCCCGGGGGCTGACG GTCGAAGGAAGCCTGAGGTGGTCTCTGTGGTGGGCCGGGCTGGGGAGAGTGCAGTGCTGGGCTGTGATTTGCTGCCTCCAGCTGGCCGCCCCCCTCTGCATGTCATCGAGTGGCTGCGCTTTGGATTCCTGCTTCCCATCTTCATCCAGTTCGGCCTCTACTCTCCCCGAATTGACCCCGATTACGTGG GACGAGTCCGACTGCAGACAGGAGCATCTCTCCAGATTGAGGGGCTCCGGGTAGAAGACCAGGGTTGGTACGAGTGCCGTGTACTCTTCCTGGACCAGCACAGCCCCGAACAGGATTTTGCCAACGGCTCCTGGGTGCACCTGACTGTCAATT CGCCCCCTCAGTTCCAGGAGACGCCGCCGTTAGTACTGGAAGTGAAGGAGTTGGAAACTGTTACCTTGCGCTGTGTGGCTCGTGGTAGCCCCCAGCCTTATGTGACTTGGAAATTCCGAGGACAGGACCTTGGCAAGGGCCAGGGTCAGGTGCAA GTGCAGAACGGAACCCTGAGGATCCGGCGGGTGGAGCGAGGCAGCGCTGGAGACTACACCTGCCAAGCCTCCAGCACCGAGGGCAGCGTCACTCACACCACCCAGCTGCTGGTGCTAG GACCTCCCGTCATCGTGGTTCCCCCTAACAACAGCACCGTCAACGCCTCCCAGGACGTTTCCCTGACCTGCCAGGCTGAGGCATACCCCGCCAACCTCACCTACAGCTGGTTCCAGGATGGTGTCAATGTCTTCCACGTTAG CCGCCTACAGTCTCGAGTGCGGATCCTGGTAGACGGAAGCCTGTGGCTGCAGGCCACTCAGCCTGATGACGCTGGCCGCTATACCTGCGTTCCCAGCAATGGCTTTCCGCATGCACCCGCAGCCTCTGCCTATCTCACTGTGCTCT ACCCAGCACAGGTGACAGTCATGCCCCCCGAGACACCCCTGCCCACTGGCATGAGGGGGGTGATCCGGTGTCCGGTTCGCGCTAACCCCCCACTGCTGTTTGTCACCTGGACCAAAGATGGGCAGGCCTTGCAGCTGGACAAG TTCCCTGGCTGGTCCCAAGGCCCAGAAGGCTCCCTCATCATTGCTCTGGGGAATGAGGATGCCTTGGGAGAATATTCCTGCACCCCCTACAACAGTCTTGGTACTGCCGGACCCTCCCCTGTGACCCGAGTGCTGCTCAAG GCTCCCCCGGCTTTCATAGACCAGCCCAAAGAAGAGTATTTCCAAGAAGTAGGGCGGGAGCTACTCATACCCTGCTCCGCTCGGGGAGACCCTCCTCCTATTGTCTCTTGGGCCAAG GAGGCCCATGGACGATGGGAATGCAGTGCCAGAAATGCTGTAGCCCAAGTGACCACTTCTACCAATGTCTATGTGCTAG GCACCAGTCCCCATGTTGTCACCAATGTGTCTGTGGTACCTTTACCCAAAGGCGCCAATGTCTCTTGGGAGCCTGGCTTTGATGGTGGCTATCTGCAGAGATTCAGCGTCTGGTATACCCCACT GGCCAAGCGTCCGGACCGAGCTCACCATGACTGGGTATCTCTGGCTGTGCCTATGGGGGATACACACCTCCTAGTGCCAGGGCTGCAGCCCCACACTCAGTACCAGTTCAGTGTCCTTGCTCAGAACAAGCTGGGCAGTGGACCCTTCAGTGAGATTGTCCTGTCTGTACCAGAAG GGCTTCCTACCACACCGGCTGCCCCTAGGCTTCCTCCAACAGAGATGCCGCCTCCCCTGTCCCCTCCTAGAAGTTTGGTGGCAGTGAGGACACCCCGGGGGGTGCTTCTGCATTGGGACCCCCCAGAACTCATCCCTAAGAGACTGGATGGCTACATGCTGGAAGGACGGCAAGGCTCCCAAGGCTGGGAGATACTGGACCAAGCTGTGGCGGGCACGGAAATCCAGCTGCTGGTGCCTGGTCTCATCAAG GACGTTCTCTATGAGTTTCGCCTTGTGGCCTTTGCTGATAGCTACGTCAGTGACCCCAGCAACATAGCCAACATCTCCACTTCCG GCCTGGAGGTGTACCCCTCTCGCACACAGCTACCAGGTCTCCTGCCCCAGCCTGTGTTGGCTGGTGTTGTGGGTGGGGTCTGCTTCTTGGGCGTGGCAGTCCTTGTGAGCATCCTGGCTGCCTGCCTCATGAACCGGCGCAGGGCTGCCCGCCACCACAGAAAACGTCTGCGCCAAG ATCCACCTCTGATCTTCTCCCCACGGAGGAAGTCAGACCCACA ctCTGCTCCTGGCTCAGGCAGCCCTGACAGCGTGGCCAAGTTGAAGCTCCGGGGCTCCCCAGTACCCAGCCTACGCCAGAGTCTGCTCTGGGGGGAGCCTGCCCGACCTCCTAGCCCTCACCCGGATTCTCCACTTGGTCGGGGACCCTTACCACTGGAGCCCATTTGCAGGGGCCCAGATGGGCGCTTTGTGATGGGACCCACTGTGGCCCCCCCACAAGAAAAGTTATGTCTGGATCGGGCAGAACCTCGGACCTCAGCTAAACGCCTGGCTCAGTCTTTTGACTGTAGCAGCAGCAGCCCCAGCGGGGTCCCGCAGCCCCTCTGCATTGCAGACGTCAGCCCTGTGGGGCCTCTTCCTGCAGCCCTGCCCAGTCCCCTACCGGGTCCAGGACCCCTGCTCCAGTACCTGAGCCTACCCTTCTTCCGGGAGATGAATGTAGATGGTGACTGGCCGCCTCTGGAGGAGCCCACGCCTTCCCCGCCTCCAGACTTCACGGATGCTCAGCCCTGCCCCACCTCATCTTTCCTCCCGCCACCTAACTCACCTCCTGCAAACCTCAGGGCAGTGCTTCCTGGGACACTGGTGGGGGTTGGGGCCCCCTCGGAGCCCCCTTACACAGCTTTGGCTGACTGGACGCTGAGGGAGCGGGTGTTGCCTGGGTTTCTCTCTGCCGCCCCTCGGGGCAGCCTCACCAGCCAGAGCAGTGGGCGGGGCAGTGCCTCCTTCCTGCGCCCTCCCTCCACAGCCCCCTCTGCCGGGGGGAGCTACCTCagtccagctccaggagacaCAAGCAGCTGGGCCAGTGGCCCTGAGAGGTGGCCCCGAAGGGAGCACGTGGTGACAGTCAGCAAAAG AAGGAACACCTCTGTGGATGAGAACTATGAATGGGACTCAGAATTCCCCGGGGACATGGAGCTGCTGGAGACTTGGCACCTGGGCTCGGCCAGTTCTCGATCCCGTCCGGAACTTGAGCCAGAGTTAG GTGTGAAGACGCCAGAGGAGAGCTGTCTCCTGAGCACAACCCATGCTCCTGGCCCCGAGGCCCGCTGCGCTGCCCTTCGGGAGGAATTCCTAGCTTTTCGCCGCCGCAGAGATGCTAGCAGGGCCCGGCTGCCAGTCTATCAGCATTACCCTGAACAGGCTACTCTGCTGTGA
- the Tagln2 gene encoding transgelin-2, producing MANRGPSYGLSREVQQKIEKQYDADLEQILIQWITTQCRNDVGRPQPGRENFQNWLKDGTVLCELINSLYPEGQAPVKKIQASTMAFRQMEQISQFLQAAERYGINTTDIFQTVDLWEGKNMACVQRTLMNLGGLAVARDDGLFSGDPNWFPKKSKENPRNFSDNQLQEGKNVIGLQMGTNRGASQAGMTGYGMPRQIL from the exons ATGGCCAACAGGGGACCTTCATACGGCCTGAGCCGGGAGGTGCAGCAGAAGATCGAGAAGCAGTACGATGCGGATCTGGAGCAGATCCTGATCCAGTGGATCACCACTCAGTGCCGAAATGACGTAGGCCGGCCCCAGCCTGGGCGGGAGAACTTCCAGAACTGGCTCAAGGATGGCACG GTGCTGTGTGAGCTTATTAACTCGCTATACCCCGAGGGGCAGGCCCCAGTAAAGAAGATCCAGGCCTCCACCATGGCCTTCAGGCAGATGGAGCAAATCTCTCAGTTCCTGCAGGCAGCTGAGCGCTACGGCATCAACACCACTGACATCTTCCAGACTGTGGATCTCTGGGAAG GAAAGAACATGGCTTGTGTGCAGCGGACACTAATGAACCTGGGTGGGCTGGCAGTAGCCAGGGACGATGGGCTTTTCTCTGGGGATCCCAACTGGTTTCCTAA GAAATCCAAGGAGAACCCTCGGAACTTCTCGGACAACCAGTTGCAAGAGGGCAAGAATGTGATTGGGTTGCAGATGGGCACCAACCGTGGAGCATCTCAGGCTGGCATGACTGGCTACGGGATGCCTCGCCAGATCCTCTGA
- the Igsf9 gene encoding protein turtle homolog A isoform X1, which yields MIWCLRLTILSLIISPGADGRRKPEVVSVVGRAGESAVLGCDLLPPAGRPPLHVIEWLRFGFLLPIFIQFGLYSPRIDPDYVGRVRLQTGASLQIEGLRVEDQGWYECRVLFLDQHSPEQDFANGSWVHLTVNSPPQFQETPPLVLEVKELETVTLRCVARGSPQPYVTWKFRGQDLGKGQGQVQVQNGTLRIRRVERGSAGDYTCQASSTEGSVTHTTQLLVLGPPVIVVPPNNSTVNASQDVSLTCQAEAYPANLTYSWFQDGVNVFHVSRLQSRVRILVDGSLWLQATQPDDAGRYTCVPSNGFPHAPAASAYLTVLYPAQVTVMPPETPLPTGMRGVIRCPVRANPPLLFVTWTKDGQALQLDKFPGWSQGPEGSLIIALGNEDALGEYSCTPYNSLGTAGPSPVTRVLLKAPPAFIDQPKEEYFQEVGRELLIPCSARGDPPPIVSWAKVGRGLQGQAQVDSNNSLILRPLTKEAHGRWECSARNAVAQVTTSTNVYVLGTSPHVVTNVSVVPLPKGANVSWEPGFDGGYLQRFSVWYTPLAKRPDRAHHDWVSLAVPMGDTHLLVPGLQPHTQYQFSVLAQNKLGSGPFSEIVLSVPEGLPTTPAAPRLPPTEMPPPLSPPRSLVAVRTPRGVLLHWDPPELIPKRLDGYMLEGRQGSQGWEILDQAVAGTEIQLLVPGLIKDVLYEFRLVAFADSYVSDPSNIANISTSGLEVYPSRTQLPGLLPQPVLAGVVGGVCFLGVAVLVSILAACLMNRRRAARHHRKRLRQDPPLIFSPRRKSDPHSAPGSGSPDSVAKLKLRGSPVPSLRQSLLWGEPARPPSPHPDSPLGRGPLPLEPICRGPDGRFVMGPTVAPPQEKLCLDRAEPRTSAKRLAQSFDCSSSSPSGVPQPLCIADVSPVGPLPAALPSPLPGPGPLLQYLSLPFFREMNVDGDWPPLEEPTPSPPPDFTDAQPCPTSSFLPPPNSPPANLRAVLPGTLVGVGAPSEPPYTALADWTLRERVLPGFLSAAPRGSLTSQSSGRGSASFLRPPSTAPSAGGSYLSPAPGDTSSWASGPERWPRREHVVTVSKRRNTSVDENYEWDSEFPGDMELLETWHLGSASSRSRPELEPELGVKTPEESCLLSTTHAPGPEARCAALREEFLAFRRRRDASRARLPVYQHYPEQATLL from the exons ATGATTTGGTGTCTCCGTCTGACCATCCTCAGCCTGATCATCAGCCCGGGGGCTGACG GTCGAAGGAAGCCTGAGGTGGTCTCTGTGGTGGGCCGGGCTGGGGAGAGTGCAGTGCTGGGCTGTGATTTGCTGCCTCCAGCTGGCCGCCCCCCTCTGCATGTCATCGAGTGGCTGCGCTTTGGATTCCTGCTTCCCATCTTCATCCAGTTCGGCCTCTACTCTCCCCGAATTGACCCCGATTACGTGG GACGAGTCCGACTGCAGACAGGAGCATCTCTCCAGATTGAGGGGCTCCGGGTAGAAGACCAGGGTTGGTACGAGTGCCGTGTACTCTTCCTGGACCAGCACAGCCCCGAACAGGATTTTGCCAACGGCTCCTGGGTGCACCTGACTGTCAATT CGCCCCCTCAGTTCCAGGAGACGCCGCCGTTAGTACTGGAAGTGAAGGAGTTGGAAACTGTTACCTTGCGCTGTGTGGCTCGTGGTAGCCCCCAGCCTTATGTGACTTGGAAATTCCGAGGACAGGACCTTGGCAAGGGCCAGGGTCAGGTGCAA GTGCAGAACGGAACCCTGAGGATCCGGCGGGTGGAGCGAGGCAGCGCTGGAGACTACACCTGCCAAGCCTCCAGCACCGAGGGCAGCGTCACTCACACCACCCAGCTGCTGGTGCTAG GACCTCCCGTCATCGTGGTTCCCCCTAACAACAGCACCGTCAACGCCTCCCAGGACGTTTCCCTGACCTGCCAGGCTGAGGCATACCCCGCCAACCTCACCTACAGCTGGTTCCAGGATGGTGTCAATGTCTTCCACGTTAG CCGCCTACAGTCTCGAGTGCGGATCCTGGTAGACGGAAGCCTGTGGCTGCAGGCCACTCAGCCTGATGACGCTGGCCGCTATACCTGCGTTCCCAGCAATGGCTTTCCGCATGCACCCGCAGCCTCTGCCTATCTCACTGTGCTCT ACCCAGCACAGGTGACAGTCATGCCCCCCGAGACACCCCTGCCCACTGGCATGAGGGGGGTGATCCGGTGTCCGGTTCGCGCTAACCCCCCACTGCTGTTTGTCACCTGGACCAAAGATGGGCAGGCCTTGCAGCTGGACAAG TTCCCTGGCTGGTCCCAAGGCCCAGAAGGCTCCCTCATCATTGCTCTGGGGAATGAGGATGCCTTGGGAGAATATTCCTGCACCCCCTACAACAGTCTTGGTACTGCCGGACCCTCCCCTGTGACCCGAGTGCTGCTCAAG GCTCCCCCGGCTTTCATAGACCAGCCCAAAGAAGAGTATTTCCAAGAAGTAGGGCGGGAGCTACTCATACCCTGCTCCGCTCGGGGAGACCCTCCTCCTATTGTCTCTTGGGCCAAG GTGGGCCGGGGGCTGCAGGGCCAGGCCCAGGTGGACAGCAACAACAGCCTCATCCTTCGACCCCTGACCAAGGAGGCCCATGGACGATGGGAATGCAGTGCCAGAAATGCTGTAGCCCAAGTGACCACTTCTACCAATGTCTATGTGCTAG GCACCAGTCCCCATGTTGTCACCAATGTGTCTGTGGTACCTTTACCCAAAGGCGCCAATGTCTCTTGGGAGCCTGGCTTTGATGGTGGCTATCTGCAGAGATTCAGCGTCTGGTATACCCCACT GGCCAAGCGTCCGGACCGAGCTCACCATGACTGGGTATCTCTGGCTGTGCCTATGGGGGATACACACCTCCTAGTGCCAGGGCTGCAGCCCCACACTCAGTACCAGTTCAGTGTCCTTGCTCAGAACAAGCTGGGCAGTGGACCCTTCAGTGAGATTGTCCTGTCTGTACCAGAAG GGCTTCCTACCACACCGGCTGCCCCTAGGCTTCCTCCAACAGAGATGCCGCCTCCCCTGTCCCCTCCTAGAAGTTTGGTGGCAGTGAGGACACCCCGGGGGGTGCTTCTGCATTGGGACCCCCCAGAACTCATCCCTAAGAGACTGGATGGCTACATGCTGGAAGGACGGCAAGGCTCCCAAGGCTGGGAGATACTGGACCAAGCTGTGGCGGGCACGGAAATCCAGCTGCTGGTGCCTGGTCTCATCAAG GACGTTCTCTATGAGTTTCGCCTTGTGGCCTTTGCTGATAGCTACGTCAGTGACCCCAGCAACATAGCCAACATCTCCACTTCCG GCCTGGAGGTGTACCCCTCTCGCACACAGCTACCAGGTCTCCTGCCCCAGCCTGTGTTGGCTGGTGTTGTGGGTGGGGTCTGCTTCTTGGGCGTGGCAGTCCTTGTGAGCATCCTGGCTGCCTGCCTCATGAACCGGCGCAGGGCTGCCCGCCACCACAGAAAACGTCTGCGCCAAG ATCCACCTCTGATCTTCTCCCCACGGAGGAAGTCAGACCCACA ctCTGCTCCTGGCTCAGGCAGCCCTGACAGCGTGGCCAAGTTGAAGCTCCGGGGCTCCCCAGTACCCAGCCTACGCCAGAGTCTGCTCTGGGGGGAGCCTGCCCGACCTCCTAGCCCTCACCCGGATTCTCCACTTGGTCGGGGACCCTTACCACTGGAGCCCATTTGCAGGGGCCCAGATGGGCGCTTTGTGATGGGACCCACTGTGGCCCCCCCACAAGAAAAGTTATGTCTGGATCGGGCAGAACCTCGGACCTCAGCTAAACGCCTGGCTCAGTCTTTTGACTGTAGCAGCAGCAGCCCCAGCGGGGTCCCGCAGCCCCTCTGCATTGCAGACGTCAGCCCTGTGGGGCCTCTTCCTGCAGCCCTGCCCAGTCCCCTACCGGGTCCAGGACCCCTGCTCCAGTACCTGAGCCTACCCTTCTTCCGGGAGATGAATGTAGATGGTGACTGGCCGCCTCTGGAGGAGCCCACGCCTTCCCCGCCTCCAGACTTCACGGATGCTCAGCCCTGCCCCACCTCATCTTTCCTCCCGCCACCTAACTCACCTCCTGCAAACCTCAGGGCAGTGCTTCCTGGGACACTGGTGGGGGTTGGGGCCCCCTCGGAGCCCCCTTACACAGCTTTGGCTGACTGGACGCTGAGGGAGCGGGTGTTGCCTGGGTTTCTCTCTGCCGCCCCTCGGGGCAGCCTCACCAGCCAGAGCAGTGGGCGGGGCAGTGCCTCCTTCCTGCGCCCTCCCTCCACAGCCCCCTCTGCCGGGGGGAGCTACCTCagtccagctccaggagacaCAAGCAGCTGGGCCAGTGGCCCTGAGAGGTGGCCCCGAAGGGAGCACGTGGTGACAGTCAGCAAAAG AAGGAACACCTCTGTGGATGAGAACTATGAATGGGACTCAGAATTCCCCGGGGACATGGAGCTGCTGGAGACTTGGCACCTGGGCTCGGCCAGTTCTCGATCCCGTCCGGAACTTGAGCCAGAGTTAG GTGTGAAGACGCCAGAGGAGAGCTGTCTCCTGAGCACAACCCATGCTCCTGGCCCCGAGGCCCGCTGCGCTGCCCTTCGGGAGGAATTCCTAGCTTTTCGCCGCCGCAGAGATGCTAGCAGGGCCCGGCTGCCAGTCTATCAGCATTACCCTGAACAGGCTACTCTGCTGTGA
- the Igsf9 gene encoding protein turtle homolog A isoform X3 — protein sequence MIWCLRLTILSLIISPGADGRVRLQTGASLQIEGLRVEDQGWYECRVLFLDQHSPEQDFANGSWVHLTVNSPPQFQETPPLVLEVKELETVTLRCVARGSPQPYVTWKFRGQDLGKGQGQVQVQNGTLRIRRVERGSAGDYTCQASSTEGSVTHTTQLLVLGPPVIVVPPNNSTVNASQDVSLTCQAEAYPANLTYSWFQDGVNVFHVSRLQSRVRILVDGSLWLQATQPDDAGRYTCVPSNGFPHAPAASAYLTVLYPAQVTVMPPETPLPTGMRGVIRCPVRANPPLLFVTWTKDGQALQLDKFPGWSQGPEGSLIIALGNEDALGEYSCTPYNSLGTAGPSPVTRVLLKAPPAFIDQPKEEYFQEVGRELLIPCSARGDPPPIVSWAKVGRGLQGQAQVDSNNSLILRPLTKEAHGRWECSARNAVAQVTTSTNVYVLGTSPHVVTNVSVVPLPKGANVSWEPGFDGGYLQRFSVWYTPLAKRPDRAHHDWVSLAVPMGDTHLLVPGLQPHTQYQFSVLAQNKLGSGPFSEIVLSVPEGLPTTPAAPRLPPTEMPPPLSPPRSLVAVRTPRGVLLHWDPPELIPKRLDGYMLEGRQGSQGWEILDQAVAGTEIQLLVPGLIKDVLYEFRLVAFADSYVSDPSNIANISTSGLEVYPSRTQLPGLLPQPVLAGVVGGVCFLGVAVLVSILAACLMNRRRAARHHRKRLRQDPPLIFSPRRKSDPHSAPGSGSPDSVAKLKLRGSPVPSLRQSLLWGEPARPPSPHPDSPLGRGPLPLEPICRGPDGRFVMGPTVAPPQEKLCLDRAEPRTSAKRLAQSFDCSSSSPSGVPQPLCIADVSPVGPLPAALPSPLPGPGPLLQYLSLPFFREMNVDGDWPPLEEPTPSPPPDFTDAQPCPTSSFLPPPNSPPANLRAVLPGTLVGVGAPSEPPYTALADWTLRERVLPGFLSAAPRGSLTSQSSGRGSASFLRPPSTAPSAGGSYLSPAPGDTSSWASGPERWPRREHVVTVSKRRNTSVDENYEWDSEFPGDMELLETWHLGSASSRSRPELEPELGVKTPEESCLLSTTHAPGPEARCAALREEFLAFRRRRDASRARLPVYQHYPEQATLL from the exons ATGATTTGGTGTCTCCGTCTGACCATCCTCAGCCTGATCATCAGCCCGGGGGCTGACG GACGAGTCCGACTGCAGACAGGAGCATCTCTCCAGATTGAGGGGCTCCGGGTAGAAGACCAGGGTTGGTACGAGTGCCGTGTACTCTTCCTGGACCAGCACAGCCCCGAACAGGATTTTGCCAACGGCTCCTGGGTGCACCTGACTGTCAATT CGCCCCCTCAGTTCCAGGAGACGCCGCCGTTAGTACTGGAAGTGAAGGAGTTGGAAACTGTTACCTTGCGCTGTGTGGCTCGTGGTAGCCCCCAGCCTTATGTGACTTGGAAATTCCGAGGACAGGACCTTGGCAAGGGCCAGGGTCAGGTGCAA GTGCAGAACGGAACCCTGAGGATCCGGCGGGTGGAGCGAGGCAGCGCTGGAGACTACACCTGCCAAGCCTCCAGCACCGAGGGCAGCGTCACTCACACCACCCAGCTGCTGGTGCTAG GACCTCCCGTCATCGTGGTTCCCCCTAACAACAGCACCGTCAACGCCTCCCAGGACGTTTCCCTGACCTGCCAGGCTGAGGCATACCCCGCCAACCTCACCTACAGCTGGTTCCAGGATGGTGTCAATGTCTTCCACGTTAG CCGCCTACAGTCTCGAGTGCGGATCCTGGTAGACGGAAGCCTGTGGCTGCAGGCCACTCAGCCTGATGACGCTGGCCGCTATACCTGCGTTCCCAGCAATGGCTTTCCGCATGCACCCGCAGCCTCTGCCTATCTCACTGTGCTCT ACCCAGCACAGGTGACAGTCATGCCCCCCGAGACACCCCTGCCCACTGGCATGAGGGGGGTGATCCGGTGTCCGGTTCGCGCTAACCCCCCACTGCTGTTTGTCACCTGGACCAAAGATGGGCAGGCCTTGCAGCTGGACAAG TTCCCTGGCTGGTCCCAAGGCCCAGAAGGCTCCCTCATCATTGCTCTGGGGAATGAGGATGCCTTGGGAGAATATTCCTGCACCCCCTACAACAGTCTTGGTACTGCCGGACCCTCCCCTGTGACCCGAGTGCTGCTCAAG GCTCCCCCGGCTTTCATAGACCAGCCCAAAGAAGAGTATTTCCAAGAAGTAGGGCGGGAGCTACTCATACCCTGCTCCGCTCGGGGAGACCCTCCTCCTATTGTCTCTTGGGCCAAG GTGGGCCGGGGGCTGCAGGGCCAGGCCCAGGTGGACAGCAACAACAGCCTCATCCTTCGACCCCTGACCAAGGAGGCCCATGGACGATGGGAATGCAGTGCCAGAAATGCTGTAGCCCAAGTGACCACTTCTACCAATGTCTATGTGCTAG GCACCAGTCCCCATGTTGTCACCAATGTGTCTGTGGTACCTTTACCCAAAGGCGCCAATGTCTCTTGGGAGCCTGGCTTTGATGGTGGCTATCTGCAGAGATTCAGCGTCTGGTATACCCCACT GGCCAAGCGTCCGGACCGAGCTCACCATGACTGGGTATCTCTGGCTGTGCCTATGGGGGATACACACCTCCTAGTGCCAGGGCTGCAGCCCCACACTCAGTACCAGTTCAGTGTCCTTGCTCAGAACAAGCTGGGCAGTGGACCCTTCAGTGAGATTGTCCTGTCTGTACCAGAAG GGCTTCCTACCACACCGGCTGCCCCTAGGCTTCCTCCAACAGAGATGCCGCCTCCCCTGTCCCCTCCTAGAAGTTTGGTGGCAGTGAGGACACCCCGGGGGGTGCTTCTGCATTGGGACCCCCCAGAACTCATCCCTAAGAGACTGGATGGCTACATGCTGGAAGGACGGCAAGGCTCCCAAGGCTGGGAGATACTGGACCAAGCTGTGGCGGGCACGGAAATCCAGCTGCTGGTGCCTGGTCTCATCAAG GACGTTCTCTATGAGTTTCGCCTTGTGGCCTTTGCTGATAGCTACGTCAGTGACCCCAGCAACATAGCCAACATCTCCACTTCCG GCCTGGAGGTGTACCCCTCTCGCACACAGCTACCAGGTCTCCTGCCCCAGCCTGTGTTGGCTGGTGTTGTGGGTGGGGTCTGCTTCTTGGGCGTGGCAGTCCTTGTGAGCATCCTGGCTGCCTGCCTCATGAACCGGCGCAGGGCTGCCCGCCACCACAGAAAACGTCTGCGCCAAG ATCCACCTCTGATCTTCTCCCCACGGAGGAAGTCAGACCCACA ctCTGCTCCTGGCTCAGGCAGCCCTGACAGCGTGGCCAAGTTGAAGCTCCGGGGCTCCCCAGTACCCAGCCTACGCCAGAGTCTGCTCTGGGGGGAGCCTGCCCGACCTCCTAGCCCTCACCCGGATTCTCCACTTGGTCGGGGACCCTTACCACTGGAGCCCATTTGCAGGGGCCCAGATGGGCGCTTTGTGATGGGACCCACTGTGGCCCCCCCACAAGAAAAGTTATGTCTGGATCGGGCAGAACCTCGGACCTCAGCTAAACGCCTGGCTCAGTCTTTTGACTGTAGCAGCAGCAGCCCCAGCGGGGTCCCGCAGCCCCTCTGCATTGCAGACGTCAGCCCTGTGGGGCCTCTTCCTGCAGCCCTGCCCAGTCCCCTACCGGGTCCAGGACCCCTGCTCCAGTACCTGAGCCTACCCTTCTTCCGGGAGATGAATGTAGATGGTGACTGGCCGCCTCTGGAGGAGCCCACGCCTTCCCCGCCTCCAGACTTCACGGATGCTCAGCCCTGCCCCACCTCATCTTTCCTCCCGCCACCTAACTCACCTCCTGCAAACCTCAGGGCAGTGCTTCCTGGGACACTGGTGGGGGTTGGGGCCCCCTCGGAGCCCCCTTACACAGCTTTGGCTGACTGGACGCTGAGGGAGCGGGTGTTGCCTGGGTTTCTCTCTGCCGCCCCTCGGGGCAGCCTCACCAGCCAGAGCAGTGGGCGGGGCAGTGCCTCCTTCCTGCGCCCTCCCTCCACAGCCCCCTCTGCCGGGGGGAGCTACCTCagtccagctccaggagacaCAAGCAGCTGGGCCAGTGGCCCTGAGAGGTGGCCCCGAAGGGAGCACGTGGTGACAGTCAGCAAAAG AAGGAACACCTCTGTGGATGAGAACTATGAATGGGACTCAGAATTCCCCGGGGACATGGAGCTGCTGGAGACTTGGCACCTGGGCTCGGCCAGTTCTCGATCCCGTCCGGAACTTGAGCCAGAGTTAG GTGTGAAGACGCCAGAGGAGAGCTGTCTCCTGAGCACAACCCATGCTCCTGGCCCCGAGGCCCGCTGCGCTGCCCTTCGGGAGGAATTCCTAGCTTTTCGCCGCCGCAGAGATGCTAGCAGGGCCCGGCTGCCAGTCTATCAGCATTACCCTGAACAGGCTACTCTGCTGTGA